The Akkermansia muciniphila genome contains a region encoding:
- the tdh gene encoding L-threonine 3-dehydrogenase, with product MRGMKALVKTQAGPGLELMDVPMPEVGPNDVLIKIHKTAICGTDLHIWNWDKWAQQTIPVGMHVGHEFCGVIEAVGSSVTEYKPGEIVSGEGHIVCGHCRSCRSGQKHLCPNTKGVGVNRPGCFAEYLSIPQDNVVRIHKSIPMEIASIFDPLGNAVHTALSWDMVGEDVLITGAGVIGCMAAAVCKKAGAKTVVITDINDFRLSLAKTLGADRTVNVTREKLEDVMKELEMTEGFDVCLEMSGAPSCLKDIIDSSRNGANISLLGIQPDGSSIEWNKFIWKGLKMKGIYGREIFETWHKMDSMIRSGLNIAPIITHRLPYTEFREGFEAMNSGKSGKVVLDWIV from the coding sequence ATGAGGGGCATGAAAGCTCTTGTAAAAACGCAGGCAGGCCCCGGTTTGGAACTGATGGATGTTCCCATGCCGGAAGTCGGCCCGAACGATGTTCTGATTAAAATTCATAAAACAGCCATTTGCGGCACGGACCTTCATATCTGGAACTGGGACAAGTGGGCCCAGCAGACCATTCCCGTGGGAATGCACGTGGGCCATGAGTTCTGCGGCGTGATTGAAGCCGTAGGCTCTTCCGTGACGGAATACAAGCCCGGGGAGATCGTTTCCGGGGAAGGCCACATCGTCTGCGGCCACTGCCGGAGCTGCCGTTCCGGCCAGAAGCACCTGTGCCCGAACACGAAGGGCGTGGGCGTGAACAGGCCCGGCTGCTTTGCGGAGTATCTTTCCATTCCCCAGGACAACGTGGTGCGCATCCACAAGAGCATTCCGATGGAAATCGCCTCCATCTTCGACCCCCTGGGCAACGCCGTCCATACGGCCCTCTCCTGGGACATGGTGGGCGAGGACGTCCTGATTACGGGTGCGGGCGTCATCGGCTGCATGGCCGCCGCCGTCTGCAAGAAGGCCGGCGCCAAAACGGTAGTCATTACGGACATCAATGATTTCCGCCTGAGCCTGGCCAAGACGCTGGGCGCGGACCGCACCGTAAACGTGACCCGTGAAAAACTGGAGGACGTGATGAAGGAGCTGGAAATGACGGAAGGGTTTGACGTGTGCCTGGAAATGAGCGGCGCTCCGTCCTGCCTGAAAGACATTATCGATAGTTCCCGCAACGGGGCCAACATCTCCCTGCTGGGCATCCAGCCGGACGGTTCCAGCATCGAGTGGAACAAGTTTATCTGGAAGGGGCTGAAGATGAAGGGCATTTATGGCCGTGAAATCTTTGAAACCTGGCACAAGATGGATTCCATGATCCGCAGCGGCCTGAACATAGCGCCCATCATCACGCACCGCCTGCCTTACACGGAATTCCGGGAAGGCTTTGAAGCCATGAATTCCGGCAAGTCCGGCAAGGTGGTTCTGGACTGGATTGTCTGA
- the def gene encoding peptide deformylase yields MILNILQYGHPLLREECSPVIHISSDVISLLDDMQETLAQGGIGLAAPQVGKPIQMVTINIPATDTTTTWLEVDGRPATLEQIMPLNFINPVLHPFGKKVPYREGCLSITKVYADIMRRSCVKAVLTLMDGRTVTIKCNGLLARCLQHEADHLHGGLFTDLVSPQDHDKVVRRLKLTHPDAFEEDDDSYARRMKEERRAQAREAHTPLPPRKTA; encoded by the coding sequence GTGATTCTTAACATTCTTCAGTACGGGCATCCTCTTCTGCGGGAGGAATGCAGCCCGGTAATCCATATCAGCAGCGACGTTATTTCTCTTCTGGACGACATGCAGGAAACCCTGGCCCAGGGAGGCATAGGCCTGGCCGCTCCGCAGGTGGGAAAGCCCATCCAGATGGTTACCATCAATATCCCCGCCACGGATACCACCACTACCTGGCTGGAGGTAGACGGGCGCCCGGCTACGCTGGAACAAATCATGCCCCTGAATTTCATCAATCCCGTTCTGCACCCCTTCGGCAAAAAAGTGCCGTACCGGGAAGGCTGCCTGAGCATCACCAAGGTTTACGCGGACATTATGCGCCGTTCCTGCGTGAAGGCCGTTCTGACGCTGATGGACGGGCGTACCGTGACCATCAAATGCAACGGGCTGCTGGCCCGCTGCCTGCAGCATGAGGCGGACCACCTCCATGGCGGCCTGTTCACGGACCTGGTTTCCCCCCAGGACCATGACAAGGTAGTGCGCAGGCTCAAGCTGACCCACCCGGACGCCTTTGAGGAAGACGATGACAGCTACGCGCGCCGCATGAAGGAGGAGCGCCGCGCCCAGGCCCGTGAGGCCCATACGCCGCTCCCGCCCAGAAAAACGGCCTGA